In the Dromaius novaehollandiae isolate bDroNov1 unplaced genomic scaffold, bDroNov1.hap1 HAP1_SCAFFOLD_27, whole genome shotgun sequence genome, agctgcctgggccagtggttttctcagtggtctcctgcacactgctaacacattttcaataccactctgccaaggcaacacagtggaccagttcttctgtgaaatcccccagatcctcaagctctcctgctcagactcctacctcagggaacttgggcttcttgtggttattGGCTGTtcagtctttgggtgtttcattttcattgtggtgtcctacgtgcagatcttcactgctgtgctgaggatcccctctgagcagggccggcacaaagccttttccatgtgcctcccgcacctggccgtggtctccctgtttgtcagcacctcattttttgcctacctgaagcccccctccctctcctccccagctctggatctggtggtgactgttctgtatgcggtggtgcctccagcagcgaaccccctcatctacagttTGAGGAATAAGGATctgaaggatgccctgaggaaagtgatttcatgcacatttttcagcagtggtggcattgccaaagctctccacaaatgactgtCAGTGTATCCCATActaggactgagcattgtttattcactttatttttattatttctatttttattattattagtagtaattctaatcatgttgctgcacaaatgtttggattcattccacctttactggGACTGCTGTCTCACCTGGCGCCCATATAAAattgtgtccaacactgggtcagagctgactccctcataGTAGCTCggtaataaagtaggttcttctcagtgcagtgcttgaaggctggctcttcttccaaagctgctgtcaagaataggcccaaggacaTCATGACcaaaggagctgctgctggtgagTTTCTcgatgggttcaggagcaaaaagctcataatcatgcaatgatctcttagagaccaagggctggatttaggactcacccatcagtgtccagtgacagcgGAGGGATGAATGGTCATGCATTTGCATACCCAGACCTGTGTCACATGTTAAAGCTCAATGtctgatgcctgtccttctggaggggaatctggaggtgccaggagagcacaggggatctcctgggacagtgtgtgcctggggtgggcaatGAGGGGATcctcacaaagggagagatcCTGCAACACTgagtcacccaaaggtaaagTGCTACACACAGGTTTCCATGGAcaaaggaggcctctgcaatcccaggagaggcagtagGGACCCAGTTGTCATGgggaagggagactggagagtgagtcatgtcaccctctgtgaaataccagggccagGATCTAGAGGTGCCCCTGGACACacctagcacccttggaaatgctccatagtccctCCGAATActtgccacatctgcagtcccctggaGGGGATTAGAAGCCGTGATCCCCATTTGGTCAggtctgattcccaccctgatcagcacggccagtgcagagtcaccccgtggccccgtgGCCTCATAGTCCACTTGCTTTGCAGAGCACCACTGTTAGCTCAGGGTCATGAAGGGAATACAGGGGAGGGGTGTGGGAAAGGCCAGCGAGATCAGAGGAGGAGtagggagagatgagaaggaagtggaactgggcttgaaagtgtcttggagagaagaaTGCCAACCTTCAACTCaagacaatgttcagagtgtgggtacactaaagcGAGCTCCCAGTGCAGAGCCAGAAACTCTGTCCTAGCTCTCcgcatggcctgggaagtggctggaGAAGGATTAattctccccaccctcccagctcatcgTGCCATCATCCTTCCTGACGGGAGGCACCAAAAGGAAGGCTGGGACTCTGCCAGAGCTTGTGCTGAAGAAAGCAGGACCCAGGAgccacatcagtttgctgctgtccctcaggccctgtccccagcacatgtccttgagacaatctccctcaccctgcatgctggtccccATCCCCAAAGTCacccccagacaaggctccatgcccATCTGGAGGACTGGGCATCTAGCTGTGAGCCTGGGAGGACCAGCCCTCTCATggatcctctgcagggctggcagggagcatgcagaggaggccctggggccaTCTACTCagcctgtagaccatccttctcccatgggagCCCTCAGGCAGGGTCTGTCAGAACAAAGATCCAGTCCAGcttgttgttgcatgaacagagaggagaaggtgTCCCcagaaactcctcacacacccagtccctggtaccagccatttccagcactggccattccctgtGGACCTGCTGAGgggtgatctttgaatgtgagcagctccatctgcctgctgggctcagcacctgtatgGGGGGGAATGGCTGCCTcgcctggcctctctccctgggcccagaccccagcagtccccagagcatggccttctaCTAAGCCCAgggggacaggatcagggctgggcaagggctggggattggtgggaggctgctgggcaggagggccatgGTGGCCAGGGCACCGAGGGCTGTCGTGGGGACCATGCTGGGGAGATGTTTCCCTACTCCTGAATGCACTTGGTCCTGTgcagtgcctgcacagtgggacagtggggccgtggggccacatgcagggcagcagggctgggccagtgcaggGATGAGGCGCAGATTGGAGCCACAACACTCCAGGACACCCCTAACGGTCATGGAGGGGACTCGCTGCTGCTAGCAGGGTTGGGGGTCTCTCAGGGGCTGCAGCCGCCAGCACTGTCCACCAgtactcccagacccagcacaggtggtcaGTGCCAAGCACCGCAGCTCACGGTGCCCCCCGTCCTGTGCCACCATCCTCTCTCAGGAGCACCGCCGAGTGTGTCACTCCCTGCCCTGGTGtggagagcagctgctggaggtcttctcttctcactcctgctGGTCCTAGCTCCTCCCTGGTGTCAactcacaggctctgccctgggtcacgTCATGTCTCCATAccctctcctctgagaccacatAGGGACCTGCaccacatagctctgcttggagctggccaccacggcCCACCTGCACAGGGCCCAGAGAACCCAGTAAGGCTGTACTTGGAGGGGAAAGCTgtgattgtccttggtcaaagtagatgggatggtctggctggggccAAGGGGAGCAAAGGACAAGAGTTAACAAGAAGATTCagtaaagcaaatttcaaaagagtttaacaaaaaaataagaaataaccatgatagctgagcagcactgggacaggggcccagagatttGTAAAAATTCTCCTAGAGAAAGCACTTACCAACCTGATCTGACTGTAAAGTTAGACCATCTCAGAGCAGACTGTGGTCCTGGAGacctccagcagtccctcccaacccaaagcctccaggaggaaggggctggaaagtagagtcctgggcaggggacactgttgTCCATTTGAGGCCTTGCtacatttgtactgcctggtcaaccCTGtgctcagagtcacacagggagtgagttcatcctcaaaaggagtctctgctccatgggcaacaggagtgaaaccagtgcagggagactgcagaagagttctcaggaacacgccaggcattcagccccttcgactgctggggtgtccccagagcggtgctttgcatgctgggtcttgagggctgagaaatctttagagccagggcagatgggagtCCCACCTCCTGGGCCCACGggttacagggcatcagcagggctgtactggctgcagggagggaatcactgcccagggcaggagcagatccccctctgccctcccctctctcttcacaccttggaacagagattgtgtttcccaTATTGACCCTCCCTGActggctgtattcccagctggggGGAACACAGTCTTCAGACTAGGGAAATGTAGGAGAGCCCAGTCTGACCTAGAGGAGcggggtcccaccacacctgctgggtggccaaggctgcaggctgcagaccccacgctgttccctgcagacctcctgcctggggctggagggtgcccagcagcaaggcaggcatgcctgggggtctggtgccattggggtggtggcctttggaccagcctctgtctgtaaggggctcaggagcttctccagctccatgttagtggcaaagctAGTGTCCCAGGTGGTTCTCTCTGGaaagctgaggatttaattctctggagaaaggcagaaaaggaaacccttttgtcCAGGGGACTTATACTGCCTCGTCAAccttctcctgccttctcctgctgtaTCACCCCAAAATCCTTTGGCAGGAGccttttttggtttctgaccctatatatgaccctgctgtgagcagctgttggcactacaggcctcctgtggccccttcaacctgaattatcctaaaagcctgtgacctcaggccccatttcaagcacagagcaatgggacaggagtcatttgtgctttatgtgaccatctaaaagaaggcaggtgaacacctcctcctccccgttgactgtaaggcagcctgggaggcactgccacaGGCGTATCTGCATTACCCCTGAAATTGTTTGCATCCACCTTTAACCACATAAAAGCCCTGAATCCCCtcagtggtgggggaagaaatgcaggcttttctgcagtgtgagttctcTAGCTCTGTAGttgcacctctaagtagatggtgccatcttctcctttctttctttcttccctgaaggTCAGCCTGGATGGGGATGTGAATGTGGAGGttggctgtcactgcagtgaccgtgAGATGGTGGAGAGGTAAGAGGAATAACAGAATCACtgccctggactgcagcagagaggatttCATCTTGTTCAGGATGATCCTTGTCAGGATTCCAGGGGTGACTGCccgcgagggcagaggagccatggagcccccttggatcttcagggacaatgtcctcaaagcacaggaacacaggaaagtctgcaggaaaGTCCAGCAGGGCCTGGTCCAAGGCTGGCAAGGATGAAGAGGGACTTTGCgatttaggacttgaaaaggcagaaggaagtgcacagaaggttGGAAGGGCAATGGGCTACCCAGGAAGAAGACAAGGACATTGCCTGTGTTGGAAGGGatggagttaggcaagccaaGGCTCAGCtggaggcctgcttgggcaccaggaccctgggaagcaaAGCCGCCTCTCACTGCCGGAatagtgttaattaggggggtctggactatctcctcctcatcaggaccttgagaaacaaagcctcctctcactgctggggcagtgttaattgctgtaGTCTGGAATTACCacgtcctcctcaggaccttgagagacaacggtgggacccgaggaatgaagacacatccgtcagcagaaaccgcaacagtagagataaggaaagaaacagcctgcctagggacagcgattgttggggaccaagattgaatgatgctgtgtaagacagcagagaatctctaaggcagaaagtagtgatctggtaactatgatttgtggccagaatgtgtgcacgtgagtcgCCAGTGAttatgtgccttcctgcctgtgtcagcagctgcggagggcctgtcctgctggactgtcctgcccgcctgccaggcatcagaagatgtcttcctacctatcacaagatgccacaatgcctagaagatacttggaggagtggctgagcctgatgtctatataaccagccattgtgatttcaataaaggctttcttgcaccattctgtTGTGGTCcatgtcgtcatatgccacagacagggtctggcatggggtgagatcagcctcctccctctTGTCCCCTAAACTGTAGTCGCACTTCactgactgtgcagggaatgtaaagggcgtgtggctagatgttttaagGACTCcgttaaaaggtcacagtaacacagatATGTTGAGATtcgtgcaaatttggccatccaaaaatagacgaagctggtccccctgctttcctcatcagttcagcaagcccgacacctcagagtgagACATggtctgtgcaaagagtgaggggtggcacagacagccatgggcagggggtggttttctgagcactgggctcgatgtgagacacaaaaatatcttgtttaatggtgcaggcctgattatagcagaaatgcttagaaaatgacattaaaaatgaaacaagaaagaaattaagacaaagatCTAAAGCAAATAGATAcattgttatactttccagcttttctttttttgtgtgtgtccttATTGTCTtccttgatttgttctgtttcagtatactagtcttctgggggtgattatgcattatctttttttctgaaaaggaaagtgattttcagaactgaggtGTGATGCAGTCATAGGGTCATGGATGTCTGAGGCCACttcaggtgccctggtgccctctgcccagcctccctctgcagctcccaggggctctggtctcccgcaggtcccctacgagagctgccaggcccaggcaggtgcctcagagacaccggggcctctccaagtgccactgggtgcttgtggttggacacctgagctctgcctggaaagatgaagaactgttctcaacattaaaaaaaaaaaaaaaaaaagagaacattttcacCAGCTGAAAGGAGTGAATAATTCTAATTAAACATCTCTGTTTTCCCATGAGGacgtaatggaaattttgaggaagggtgtGAATCTCAGGAGAGGAAATGTtaatctgccccttaacttgtgTTACCACTACTCTCTCTCTTgtgctgtggctttaacctcactaatctttcacatatttctaCATGCCCTGATTatattggtcatttctaaagtcagcttggcatcagatgatctgggcatatgcactttccatagtttcccagtcttcctcctccccttgctctttatcattcagatacttctcaactctccagttgctgctttaagcatctgggagtctaaagcttgcctcatctttcaggagtctaattgtctcttcaaccagcctttcctatctatttgtgaagaacatttcaaggaaggttattccttgtagactgtggacctccctggaggcaacttggacttgacatgcagttgaggagtgtgttttatttcttatgacactggatcatgttcatttttctttgatcacaattaagacaaatccttctgtgtctgtttgtagTTAGTTCGGTAGGGAAAGCAGGCGGAAACTGATGCACATGAGCAGTAACCTTctgctacagccttgagtggaaaaggGTTAggttttaccaagagtgctctaagtccccagtggctgatgagagaactggcaggactggggaggtggagaggagtatttcccatggatgtctgacctcaaggatgctgcttttcctacatgtccagacatCATTAGGAGACACCGCGGATCAATATCGGTTGGAGAATGCAGATATCACTCTAGTTTGTAAgctgaaaataaggaaaactttaaaagcagaaatcgtttttttaattattattttgatgctcattgaaattTTCCGCTTGTAAATagactcctgaaacctctccaattagccacacaagaattgaagagctgaagaaaattatggaaagaggcattgGTCCTTAGGGTTTTTGCagtttaatgagccccatggtgtatttggtgcatGAATCtccaatgctgagaggagactgaacaaacctctcaagaagttgaagtcagaagccaggtttccaagtttcttggagcgttaatgggtcccactgatgGCCATTAACAAGAAATCCCCCCCAGGGGCTGATTAAaggagaaagctggaggccctgattgcaggtaggcaaaggcaatgtgcaggtggctgtgatgccaggtcaaccttgatgtattgtacaagcagaatggccaagccccaaaGCCAGCCCCGGGGTGGGGTCATCCTTTGTCTCACACTTTGCTAAGgactcttcctgggggcagtgtcagggtgtgggggtgtgtgcaatgcctggtgcagaacagcggtacagcacctcctgggctccgtggaggtgaggagtcagcaaggccacagtgctgtaaggaaatgtcatcttctcataggcctctgtggcagaaacactagccatagcaaaggggacaaagacctcagttcttctggaggctttcagccttggcattgcccttggtcatctccaccacaggctgtcctaagtTGTtccaaagctgcacctgtttccctgcagcctgtagacacccaaaattcttccccactttgctttcactgcaggatctccccacctttactgacgtccctctgtccttgctgactgctgcttgaaacacaaagccagaggcTGATCATGGAATGcctctgggtgtcctggtgcaccacagcactaccctacaagtgacattcttgttacctgaagagCAGTTGGAAattctcaagatgcagtttgtggctctttccccttctcatgctgcttcccactatcAAGAAAAGCcccatcatctctgaaaacaccctgtaacaggcagtcacaggcaactactgtattggccttatcctccccttcagcaggctaaagcagcccaggtccctcagcctctccatacaggccatgtgcttcaggcccccagtCCCATCTTGgtagacctcctctggaccctctccagttgctccccattcctccagcactggcagCCCAcgctgggacacactgttccagatgtggccacagcagtgctgagtcaagggggataagaagtgcccttgcctgggtggccatgctcttcctaatgcagtcctgtatgcagctggcctcgtttgtggtgagcacgcatcactggcttaTATGGCATCCCTCATAACCTCCACGCCCTTCTCCtcggggtcactcctctgccggtcaggtctctgcctgtcttgATGCAAGCGTTGTTGGAGCTCTTCATGTGCTCACACgtctgcctccagctcctgcatgatCAGGTGAGGGAGCACAGAGAACCCCTTCACCAGCAACCAAGCGCTGTCCCTCAAACCTGCCTCTGCCTCGGCCCTCCCCCAACCTCTGCACCCTCCTGGGCTGCCCCTTGCCATTCACTTGagcacctcaccatgccagcctgctgctcctcaCCAGGAAGCTTCCTGTAGCACAAATAACCTCACCACCTACAGCCCAGCCCTGACACCTGCACCTGCGGTTCCCCCTCAcctgcctctcctctctcctctcatctccacGTGCTTTCACTCCAAGACCCCACAGGCCatgctcttcctctgcctcctggggACCAAATGCCTTTGAGCTAGGCTTACCAGACAGCTGGATGGTTAGGGGCTTTGAGGGAGGAGCATAGGGCTTAGGTTTCAGGCATCAGCGGAGGGTCTGGGCTTTGCAGGTAGCAGGAttagggaaagcttttgggtgctggttcAGTGTTGGGTTTAGGGTTTTGAGTATGGGCTAGATTTGTGGCAGAGGGGTTTGGGATTGGTTGGGGGTGAGGGCAAGAGCCTGCTCTAGCACTTCAAGGCAAGGGATCAGGGCCAGGGCTTACCTTCAGACACAGGGTAAGAAGTCACGTTCCCGTGCAGAGCAGCTgacccttgctgctccctgacaagaATACGCCTGCTCCCAGAGAGGCTGTCTGTCCTGGCCAGGGGCACCACAGAGGGATGCTGGAGAAAGTCACGTGGTCTTCTGCAACTGCTAGGTCAAGCCATAGGGATAAATGTGATGAAAGGACCAAAGAGGGCAAAAGGACCGGTACCACATCTCTATGCACAGAAATGCTCACAGCCTGGATACAATCCAGAGGAACCAGAGCTGTGTGTGTGACACAGAATGGCAATGTTGTGGGAATAACTGAGCCGTGGTGGGACAGCTCCCATAGCTGGCCTGCTGTGATGGACAGGCACAAGGTCTTCAGGAAAGACATGCAGGGAGGGCAAGAAGGGAGAGATTATCACCTCTGTGAAGGAGCAGCCTGGATGCAAGGTGCTCTTCTATGGGAGGCTGTTGGAGGGCTTGTGGGCCAAGATCTGAGGAGAGACCAATAAGGGGGCATGGTGGTGGGAGTCTGTTACAGACCATCCAAACAGGGGGAGGAAGTAGATGTGatcttcttttgaaaatctgagaaAGTCTCTGGATCACAGATCCCGGTTCTCATGTTTCCCCGATACCTGCTAGAAGGGCAACCCTGTGGAgctgtccagttctgggctgcccagtgtaagagagagaaggagctactggagtgagtccagtgaagggctaccaagatgattaaggaactagggcatctctcatatgaggaaaggctcagagagctgggactgttcagcctggagaagggaaggctgagaggggatcttatcaatgtgtataaatatctgaagggagagtgtaaagagggtggggccagactcttttcagtggtgcccagcaacaggacaagaggcaacgggcacaaactgaaacacaggaagctctgtctgaacataaggaaaagctttctttttttttcttttttttttttttttttttctgtgagggtgactgagcgctggaagaggttgcccaaagaggttgtggagtttccatccttagagatattcaaaagccatctggatagaGTCCTAGGCAacatgctccaggtgaccctgcttgagcaggggagttggactggatgatctccagaggtaccttccaaacGGAACCATTCTGTGTTTCTATGGGACTCAAGCAGGAGGAGCAAGAAATCATGGagtcacagaggagttttggtgggaagggacctctggaggtctccaatcaagcctcctgcacaaagcagggctggatgGAACCTTCCAGTCCCGTCTGGCCATTGCTGCactgtgcctgaccccagtcACCATCCCAAAACTTGCTCT is a window encoding:
- the LOC135326379 gene encoding olfactory receptor 14A16-like, translating into MSNSSSLHKFLLLAFADRRELQLLHFSLFLGIYLAALLGNGLIITAVACDHHLHTPMYFFLLNLSLLDLGSISTTVPKSMANSLNNTRAISYSGCAAQVFLIFFLFGGEYSLLTVMAYDRYVAICRPLHYGTIMDSRACVQMAAAAWASGFLSGLLHTANTFSIPLCQGNTVDQFFCEIPQILKLSCSDSYLRELGLLVVIGCSVFGCFIFIVVSYVQIFTAVLRIPSEQGRHKAFSMCLPHLAVVSLFVSTSFFAYLKPPSLSSPALDLVVTVLYAVVPPAANPLIYSLRNKDLKDALRKVISCTFFSSGGIAKALHK